Proteins encoded within one genomic window of Syntrophorhabdus sp.:
- a CDS encoding CopG family transcriptional regulator: MGRFKAPSVGNGVDEHAVESQGVHMKNPGGRPKKSPEERLVKVTIYMTPEEKARLDARARKLGVSVSALIKMKIAEEGERS, encoded by the coding sequence GTGGGTAGATTCAAAGCCCCGAGTGTGGGGAACGGTGTCGATGAGCATGCCGTTGAGAGTCAGGGCGTGCACATGAAGAACCCGGGTGGGCGTCCGAAGAAGAGTCCTGAGGAAAGGCTGGTTAAGGTAACCATCTATATGACGCCCGAAGAGAAGGCACGTCTCGATGCTAGGGCGAGGAAGCTTGGGGTGTCCGTCTCGGCACTCATCAAGATGAAGATAGCGGAGGAGGGAGAGCGGTCATGA